One part of the Mesorhizobium sp. M4B.F.Ca.ET.058.02.1.1 genome encodes these proteins:
- a CDS encoding MFS transporter, whose translation MTAAAAALAAGAGREARRTALLLASAQAIIGSAAPIAISLGALAGQYLLGPDKSLATAPVTGFNIGVALGALPAAAIIRQLGQRGGFMTGTVITALGGVVATLALFHPNFWLFAFGLLVIGVGGAFVQQFRFAAADNAPPEFKARAISFVLAGGIVTAVLGPQIVIFTRESFAPVMFAGSFASILVLSAVGAVILSFLRIAPKVVGGAAIDDGDARPLSEIVTQPRFVAALFCAVGSYALMSFVMTGAPLAMVGCGLSADDATLGISWHVMAMFGPSFFTGSLIHRFGAERIVAAGLVLLIGCAVVALSGLALWQFWTALILLGLGWNFGFIGATSMVAASYRPSEKSKLQGFHDFVLFGSVAFASLMSGAVYNAWGWAMLNWLVFPVCALCFVALGALKVTSLRAAN comes from the coding sequence ATGACCGCCGCCGCTGCGGCCTTGGCCGCCGGAGCCGGAAGGGAGGCGCGCCGCACGGCGCTGCTGCTGGCATCTGCCCAGGCGATCATCGGTTCGGCCGCCCCCATAGCCATTTCGCTTGGCGCGCTTGCCGGGCAGTACCTGCTTGGCCCCGACAAGTCGCTGGCGACGGCGCCAGTCACCGGTTTCAACATCGGTGTGGCTCTGGGCGCACTGCCGGCGGCGGCCATTATCCGCCAGCTCGGCCAGCGCGGCGGGTTCATGACCGGCACCGTCATCACCGCGCTCGGTGGGGTCGTCGCGACGCTGGCGCTGTTCCACCCGAATTTCTGGCTGTTCGCCTTCGGCCTGTTGGTGATCGGTGTCGGTGGCGCTTTCGTACAACAGTTCCGTTTTGCCGCAGCAGACAACGCGCCGCCGGAGTTCAAGGCGCGCGCCATTTCCTTCGTGCTGGCCGGCGGCATCGTCACGGCCGTTCTCGGGCCGCAGATCGTGATCTTCACCCGCGAATCCTTCGCGCCCGTGATGTTCGCCGGCTCGTTCGCCTCTATCCTGGTGCTGTCGGCCGTCGGCGCCGTCATCCTATCGTTTCTGCGCATCGCGCCTAAGGTGGTCGGCGGCGCGGCGATCGATGACGGCGACGCCAGGCCGCTGTCGGAGATCGTCACCCAGCCGCGTTTCGTCGCGGCGCTGTTCTGCGCCGTCGGAAGCTATGCGCTGATGAGCTTCGTCATGACCGGCGCGCCGCTCGCCATGGTTGGTTGCGGTCTCTCCGCCGACGACGCCACGCTGGGCATTTCATGGCATGTGATGGCGATGTTCGGGCCGAGCTTCTTCACCGGCTCGCTGATCCATCGCTTCGGCGCCGAGCGCATTGTCGCCGCCGGCCTCGTGCTCTTGATCGGCTGCGCCGTGGTCGCCCTGTCGGGGCTGGCACTCTGGCAGTTCTGGACGGCGCTGATCCTGCTCGGCCTGGGCTGGAACTTCGGCTTCATCGGCGCCACCTCCATGGTCGCCGCCAGTTACCGGCCGTCGGAAAAGAGCAAGCTGCAGGGCTTCCACGATTTCGTCCTGTTCGGCTCGGTCGCCTTCGCGTCGCTGATGTCCGGCGCGGTCTACAACGCCTGGGGTTGGGCGATGCTGAACTGGCTGGTGTTCCCGGTCTGCGCGCTCTGCTTCGTCGCGCTCGGTGCGTTGAAGGTGACGAGCTTGCGTGCAGCCAACTGA
- the nusB gene encoding transcription antitermination factor NusB has product MSEPASPGQPTVRHANKRGAARLAAVQALYQMDVAGSGVIEITAEYEAFRLGKEVDGALYREADAQWFRAILTGVVENQKTIDPVIRQALTDDWPLSRLDSTLRAILRAGVYELMKRDDVPVAVIVSEYVDIAKAFYEEDEPKLTNAVLDRVSRRVRGEGRGKDAS; this is encoded by the coding sequence GTGAGCGAGCCCGCGTCGCCCGGCCAGCCCACGGTCCGCCACGCCAACAAGCGCGGCGCCGCCCGGCTCGCCGCCGTGCAGGCGCTCTACCAGATGGACGTTGCCGGCAGTGGCGTTATCGAGATCACGGCCGAGTACGAAGCGTTCCGGCTCGGCAAGGAAGTCGACGGCGCGCTCTATCGCGAGGCCGATGCGCAATGGTTCCGCGCCATCCTCACCGGTGTTGTCGAGAACCAGAAGACCATCGATCCGGTCATCCGCCAGGCGCTAACCGACGACTGGCCGTTGTCACGGCTGGATTCGACACTGCGCGCCATCCTGCGCGCCGGCGTCTATGAATTGATGAAGCGCGACGACGTGCCGGTGGCGGTGATCGTCTCGGAATATGTCGACATCGCCAAGGCCTTCTACGAGGAAGACGAACCCAAGCTCACCAATGCCGTGCTTGATCGCGTGTCGCGCCGGGTGCGCGGCGAGGGGCGCGGCAAGGATGCTTCATGA
- the ribH gene encoding 6,7-dimethyl-8-ribityllumazine synthase, with translation MAGISQHGKAFIRPKDKAHLLIIEARFHDDLADALLEGATSALDEAGATYDVVTVPGSLEIPAVITFALDGAAEGGTTYDGFVALGTIVRGDTYHFDIVANESSRALMDLSVQEAICIGNGILTTENDAQAWTRARRSEGDKGGFAARAALTMIALKQQLGARS, from the coding sequence ATGGCTGGCATATCCCAACACGGCAAAGCGTTCATCCGTCCGAAGGACAAGGCGCACCTTCTCATCATCGAGGCGCGCTTCCATGACGACCTTGCCGACGCGCTGCTCGAAGGCGCAACGAGTGCACTGGACGAGGCAGGCGCGACCTATGACGTGGTCACAGTTCCGGGCTCGCTGGAAATCCCGGCAGTGATCACCTTCGCGCTCGACGGCGCCGCCGAAGGCGGCACCACCTATGACGGTTTCGTCGCGCTTGGCACCATCGTCCGCGGCGACACCTACCATTTCGATATTGTCGCCAATGAATCGAGCCGCGCGCTGATGGACCTCTCCGTGCAGGAAGCGATCTGTATCGGCAACGGCATCCTGACGACCGAGAATGACGCCCAGGCCTGGACGCGCGCCAGACGCTCGGAAGGCGACAAGGGCGGCTTTGCCGCGCGCGCGGCGCTGACCATGATCGCCCTCAAACAGCAGCTGGGAGCCCGATCGTGA
- a CDS encoding riboflavin synthase, with protein MFTGIVTDVGTVAAVKPLREGVGLRIDTAYDPEGIAIGASISCAGVCLTVTALPEGGSNACWFEVEAWEEALRLTTAMGWKSGTRINLERALRIGDELGGHIVSGHVDGTAEIIERKDEGDAVRFTLEAPRELAKFIAPKGSVALDGTSLTVNKVEGTRFDVLLIHHSLTVTTWGERQVGDRVNLEIDTMARYAARLAEAAKEGL; from the coding sequence ATGTTTACCGGAATTGTTACCGATGTCGGCACCGTCGCTGCCGTGAAGCCGCTCAGGGAAGGGGTCGGACTGCGCATCGACACCGCCTATGACCCGGAAGGCATCGCCATCGGCGCCTCGATCTCTTGCGCCGGCGTCTGCCTGACGGTGACGGCGCTGCCGGAAGGCGGCTCCAACGCGTGCTGGTTCGAGGTCGAGGCCTGGGAAGAAGCGCTCAGGTTGACGACCGCGATGGGCTGGAAATCCGGCACCAGGATCAATCTGGAACGGGCGCTGAGGATCGGCGACGAGCTCGGCGGCCACATCGTCTCCGGCCATGTCGACGGCACGGCCGAGATTATCGAGCGCAAGGACGAGGGCGACGCCGTGCGCTTCACGCTCGAAGCGCCGCGCGAGCTCGCGAAATTCATCGCGCCGAAGGGTTCGGTCGCGCTCGACGGCACCTCGCTCACCGTCAACAAGGTCGAGGGCACGCGCTTCGACGTGCTGCTCATCCACCATTCGCTGACCGTCACCACCTGGGGCGAACGCCAGGTCGGCGACCGCGTGAACCTCGAGATCGACACCATGGCCCGCTACGCGGCGCGCCTGGCGGAGGCCGCGAAAGAGGGGCTTTGA
- the ribD gene encoding bifunctional diaminohydroxyphosphoribosylaminopyrimidine deaminase/5-amino-6-(5-phosphoribosylamino)uracil reductase RibD, with translation MAGPQVSRAEQEALDRRFMAAALRLSRKNAGRTSTNPSVGTIIVRDDGDGPMILGTGVTAVGGRPHAETEALAEAGELARGATAYVTLEPCAHHGRTPPCANALVNAGIARVVGAASDPDPRVSGQGYAILRAAGIEAVEKVLAAEASEQMAGYLIRSLKKRPEVILKLALSSDGKIGIEGEGQVAITGDIARREVYLMRAEADAILIGIGTALEDDPALTVRLPGLENRSPARIILDRQIRLPEASKLVSGVDRVPLYIAACLEADPQRRATLERAGVHFIGTETYGGEVALPELLEDLAALGMASVLVEGGAKVAKAFLDEGLVDRIVLFGGPDAIGEEGIASPIDADHIPAGFRKLREMRFGEDSYAEWVRP, from the coding sequence ATGGCAGGGCCACAGGTGAGTCGAGCCGAGCAGGAGGCTCTCGATAGGCGCTTCATGGCGGCGGCGCTGAGATTGTCGCGGAAGAACGCCGGCCGCACCTCGACCAACCCATCCGTCGGCACGATCATCGTGCGCGACGATGGCGACGGGCCGATGATCCTCGGCACCGGCGTCACCGCGGTTGGCGGCAGGCCGCATGCCGAGACCGAGGCGCTGGCCGAGGCCGGCGAGCTCGCGCGTGGTGCTACGGCCTACGTTACATTGGAGCCCTGCGCCCATCACGGCCGCACGCCGCCTTGCGCCAACGCGCTGGTCAATGCCGGCATAGCCCGCGTCGTCGGTGCGGCGAGCGATCCCGATCCGCGTGTTTCCGGCCAGGGTTATGCCATCCTGCGCGCCGCCGGCATCGAGGCGGTGGAGAAGGTGCTGGCAGCCGAGGCCTCGGAGCAGATGGCCGGTTACCTGATTCGATCTCTCAAGAAACGCCCGGAAGTGATCCTGAAGCTTGCGCTTTCCAGCGACGGCAAGATCGGCATCGAAGGCGAGGGACAGGTCGCGATCACCGGCGATATCGCGCGTCGCGAAGTCTATCTGATGCGCGCCGAAGCCGACGCCATCCTGATCGGCATCGGCACCGCGCTGGAGGACGACCCGGCGCTGACCGTGCGGCTGCCTGGGCTGGAGAACCGCTCGCCGGCGCGCATCATCCTCGATCGCCAGATCAGGCTGCCTGAGGCGTCGAAGCTGGTCTCAGGCGTCGACCGCGTGCCGCTTTACATCGCCGCTTGCCTCGAGGCCGATCCGCAGCGGCGCGCCACGCTCGAACGCGCAGGCGTGCACTTCATCGGCACGGAAACCTATGGCGGTGAGGTGGCCTTGCCCGAATTGTTAGAGGATCTGGCCGCGCTCGGCATGGCGAGCGTGCTGGTCGAAGGCGGCGCGAAGGTGGCCAAGGCTTTCCTCGACGAAGGGCTGGTCGACCGCATCGTGCTGTTCGGCGGGCCGGACGCGATCGGCGAAGAGGGCATTGCATCGCCCATCGACGCCGACCATATCCCGGCAGGGTTTCGCAAGTTGCGCGAGATGCGCTTCGGCGAGGACAGCTACGCCGAGTGGGTAAGACCATGA
- the nrdR gene encoding transcriptional regulator NrdR, protein MRCPYCQSEDTQVKDSRPAEDGAAIRRRRVCPDCGGRFTTFERVQLRDLVVVKKSGRKVPFDRDKLLRSVEIAVRKRNVDPERIDRAVTGIVRQLESSGETEVASGEVGRLVMEALKSLDDVAYVRFASVYRNFREAKDFHELLGELKGDEDKGEEDAG, encoded by the coding sequence ATGCGCTGTCCCTACTGCCAGTCCGAAGATACGCAGGTGAAGGATTCGCGTCCCGCCGAGGATGGCGCGGCGATCCGCCGGCGGCGCGTCTGCCCCGATTGCGGCGGCCGTTTCACCACCTTCGAGCGCGTTCAGCTCCGCGACCTCGTCGTGGTCAAGAAATCCGGCCGCAAGGTACCGTTCGACCGCGACAAGCTCCTGCGTTCGGTCGAGATCGCGGTGCGCAAGCGCAATGTCGATCCCGAGCGCATCGACCGCGCGGTGACCGGCATCGTGCGCCAGCTTGAGAGCTCCGGCGAGACGGAAGTGGCGTCGGGCGAGGTCGGCCGGCTGGTCATGGAGGCGCTGAAGTCGCTCGACGACGTCGCCTATGTCCGCTTCGCCTCCGTCTATCGCAATTTCCGCGAGGCCAAGGATTTCCACGAACTGCTCGGCGAGCTCAAGGGCGACGAGGACAAGGGCGAAGAGGACGCCGGCTGA
- a CDS encoding GlpM family protein encodes MDILWKGVVGGLVTALIVWASKRGNVLPGILPLAPTFAVIALLAVGAKGNSTGFREACLAGFRTIPAYLAFLGACWLFIERVDYRLAVLGGIAVWLAAALAIFLAPRYL; translated from the coding sequence ATGGACATTCTCTGGAAAGGCGTCGTCGGCGGCCTCGTCACGGCGCTGATCGTCTGGGCCTCGAAGCGCGGCAACGTCCTGCCCGGCATCCTGCCGCTGGCGCCGACCTTCGCCGTCATCGCGCTGCTCGCCGTCGGCGCCAAGGGCAACTCGACAGGCTTTCGCGAGGCCTGCCTTGCCGGTTTCAGGACGATCCCGGCCTATCTCGCCTTCCTTGGCGCCTGCTGGCTGTTCATCGAACGGGTCGACTATCGGCTGGCCGTTCTCGGCGGCATCGCGGTCTGGCTGGCGGCGGCGCTGGCAATCTTCCTCGCGCCTCGCTATCTCTGA
- the glyA gene encoding serine hydroxymethyltransferase: MATAAAASNKFESFFETTLADADPEIFGAIRNELGRQRHEIELIASENIVSRAVLEAQGSIMTNKYAEGYPGKRYYGGCQFVDVAEELAIERAKKLFGCNFANVQPNSGSQMNQAVFLALLQPGDTFMGLDLNSGGHLTHGSPVNMSGKWFKVVSYGVRKDDHLLDMDQIEKTAHETKPKLILAGGTAYSRIWDWKRFREIADSIGAYLMVDMAHIAGLVAGGVHPSPLPYAHVVTTTTHKSLRGPRGGMILCNDEEIAKKMNSAVFPGLQGGPLMHVIAAKAVALGEALKPSFKHYAESVAANAKALASSLKETGLDIVSGGTDNHLMLVDLRPKNATGKRAEAALGRANITCNKNGIPFDPEKPFVTSGVRLGTPAGTTRGFGQAEFREIGKLIAEVLDGLKVANSDEGNAAVEAAVKAKVVALTDRFPLYPDLG, encoded by the coding sequence ATGGCAACAGCAGCGGCAGCGTCGAACAAGTTCGAATCCTTCTTCGAGACCACGCTGGCCGACGCCGATCCGGAGATTTTCGGCGCCATCCGCAACGAGCTCGGCCGCCAGCGCCATGAGATCGAGCTGATCGCTTCCGAAAACATCGTCTCGCGCGCCGTCCTCGAGGCGCAGGGCTCGATCATGACCAACAAATATGCCGAGGGCTATCCGGGCAAGCGCTATTATGGCGGCTGCCAGTTCGTCGACGTCGCCGAGGAGCTGGCGATCGAGCGCGCGAAAAAGCTGTTCGGCTGCAACTTCGCCAACGTTCAGCCGAATTCCGGCAGCCAGATGAACCAGGCGGTGTTCCTGGCGCTGCTGCAGCCTGGCGACACCTTCATGGGCCTCGACCTCAATTCCGGCGGCCACCTGACCCATGGTTCTCCGGTCAACATGAGCGGCAAGTGGTTCAAGGTCGTATCCTACGGCGTGCGCAAGGACGACCACCTGCTCGATATGGATCAGATCGAGAAGACAGCGCATGAGACCAAGCCCAAGCTGATCCTGGCCGGCGGCACCGCCTATTCGCGTATCTGGGACTGGAAGCGCTTCCGCGAGATCGCCGATTCGATCGGCGCCTATCTGATGGTCGACATGGCCCATATCGCCGGCCTGGTCGCCGGCGGCGTGCACCCGTCGCCGCTGCCCTACGCCCATGTCGTGACGACGACCACCCACAAGTCGCTGCGCGGCCCGCGTGGCGGCATGATCCTGTGCAACGACGAGGAGATCGCCAAGAAGATGAATTCGGCGGTCTTTCCAGGCCTGCAGGGCGGCCCGCTGATGCATGTCATCGCCGCCAAGGCAGTCGCGCTGGGCGAGGCGCTGAAGCCGAGCTTCAAGCACTACGCCGAAAGCGTCGCCGCCAACGCCAAGGCGCTGGCCTCGAGCCTCAAGGAAACCGGTCTCGACATCGTCTCCGGCGGCACCGACAACCATTTGATGCTCGTCGATCTGCGCCCCAAGAATGCCACCGGCAAGCGCGCCGAGGCGGCACTCGGCCGCGCCAACATCACCTGCAACAAGAACGGCATCCCGTTCGATCCGGAGAAGCCCTTCGTCACCTCCGGCGTACGTCTGGGCACGCCTGCCGGCACGACGCGCGGCTTCGGCCAAGCCGAGTTCCGCGAGATCGGCAAGCTGATCGCCGAGGTGCTGGACGGGCTGAAGGTGGCGAATTCCGACGAGGGCAACGCGGCCGTCGAGGCGGCGGTGAAGGCCAAGGTCGTGGCGCTCACCGATCGCTTCCCTCTCTATCCCGATCTCGGTTGA
- a CDS encoding Na+/H+ antiporter has product MHVAVFILVVLVFVALSGALVRLVRLPLPVLQIAIGAALAWPARGLHVEIDPELFLLVFIPPLLFGDAVAAPKRELLALRGPILDLAVGLVFFTIVGFGYALHWLVPSIPLVVAFALAAVLSPTDAVAVSSIVDRNVVPARLMHILEGESLLNDASGLVMFRFAVAAALTGSFSLAAASLTFLYAVAAGILAGVAALIVAAKTLQLLNRIGGVPSEAQVLVMILMPFIAYLIAEHAEASGILAAVTAGLLTGGSGLFRYLGVSARMQAMSLWTTLSFIFNGALFILLGLQLPDIVRNVPPELSSRHWLIEPVATVLILTLCLIGLRFLWIWVGDIAQRVAARFGKHRAEPFGLRVRLAGSVAGVRGAITLAGILSLPLAMADGSPFPARDVVIFLAAGVIICSLTIASLALPKIARGLVEPGEDPGAAEERRARVGAANAAIARIESIANEGGEGEAAEARLAVADSIVAGYRRRIAASDEAEEARAEAREAGRLELEFRHAGIEAERGAVRAMFRSREINDHTMRALLAEITLTEALLKSRRERK; this is encoded by the coding sequence ATGCATGTCGCCGTCTTCATCCTGGTCGTGCTCGTGTTCGTCGCGCTTTCCGGCGCGTTGGTTCGGCTGGTGCGCCTGCCGCTGCCGGTGCTGCAGATCGCCATCGGTGCGGCCCTTGCCTGGCCGGCGCGCGGCCTGCATGTCGAGATCGACCCGGAGCTGTTCCTCCTGGTGTTCATCCCGCCGCTCCTGTTCGGCGATGCCGTGGCCGCGCCCAAGCGCGAGCTTCTGGCGCTGCGCGGGCCGATCCTCGACCTTGCCGTCGGGCTGGTCTTCTTCACCATCGTCGGCTTCGGCTATGCCTTGCACTGGCTGGTGCCGAGCATCCCGCTGGTTGTTGCCTTCGCGCTCGCCGCCGTTCTGTCGCCGACCGATGCGGTCGCCGTGTCCTCCATCGTCGACAGGAACGTGGTTCCGGCGCGGCTGATGCACATTCTGGAGGGCGAGTCGCTGCTCAACGACGCGTCCGGCCTCGTCATGTTCCGCTTCGCCGTGGCAGCGGCGCTGACCGGCAGCTTCTCGCTGGCCGCCGCATCCCTGACTTTCCTCTATGCGGTCGCCGCCGGCATCCTGGCCGGCGTGGCGGCGCTGATCGTCGCCGCCAAGACGCTGCAGTTGCTCAACCGCATCGGCGGCGTGCCCTCCGAGGCGCAGGTGCTGGTGATGATCCTGATGCCCTTCATCGCCTATCTCATCGCTGAGCACGCCGAGGCCTCCGGCATCCTGGCGGCGGTCACCGCCGGCCTGCTCACCGGCGGCTCCGGGCTTTTCCGCTATCTCGGCGTCTCGGCGCGCATGCAGGCCATGTCGCTGTGGACGACGCTGTCCTTCATCTTCAACGGCGCGCTCTTCATCCTGCTTGGCCTGCAGCTTCCGGACATCGTCCGCAACGTGCCGCCGGAGCTTTCCAGCAGGCATTGGCTGATCGAGCCCGTGGCCACGGTGCTGATCCTGACGCTTTGCCTGATCGGCCTGCGGTTCCTGTGGATCTGGGTCGGCGACATCGCGCAGCGCGTCGCGGCGCGCTTCGGCAAGCATAGGGCCGAGCCGTTCGGGCTGCGCGTGCGGCTCGCCGGTTCCGTCGCCGGCGTGCGCGGCGCCATCACGCTGGCCGGCATCCTGTCGCTGCCGCTCGCCATGGCCGACGGTTCGCCCTTTCCCGCGCGCGACGTCGTCATCTTCCTCGCCGCCGGCGTCATCATTTGTTCGCTCACGATCGCCAGCCTCGCCTTGCCGAAGATCGCGCGTGGGCTGGTCGAGCCGGGCGAGGATCCGGGCGCCGCCGAGGAACGCCGGGCGCGCGTCGGCGCCGCCAACGCGGCAATCGCCAGAATCGAGAGCATCGCCAACGAGGGAGGCGAGGGCGAGGCCGCCGAGGCCAGGCTCGCGGTCGCCGACAGCATCGTCGCCGGCTACCGCCGCCGCATCGCCGCCTCCGATGAGGCCGAAGAGGCGCGCGCCGAAGCCCGCGAGGCCGGGCGTCTGGAACTGGAATTCAGGCACGCCGGCATCGAGGCCGAGCGAGGCGCCGTGCGCGCCATGTTCCGCAGCCGGGAGATCAACGACCATACGATGCGGGCGCTGCTTGCCGAGATCACGCTCACCGAAGCCTTGCTGAAAAGCCGGCGGGAGCGGAAATAG
- a CDS encoding murein L,D-transpeptidase, whose amino-acid sequence MRTSRRFFLSGASALAAAMVANSASAQDVIGDILKSSARGNWDDQFDARASEGGKVASTLPIFSLQTVAFTEQAVAQYQTIAGQGGWEQVPATKKLQLGVEDPDVVPLRKRLMISGDLSQSAGISTSFDSYVDAAVKRFQLRHGLPADGAMGKYTYTAMNVSAQIRLGQLQTNLQRLREKAGTLGNRYVLVDIPAAQIEAVENDRVVLRHTAIVGKIDRQTPIVNSKINEIIVNPYWNAPVSIVRKDIIPLMRKDPNYLKDSHIRLFAPDGSEVDPMTVDWSTDDAEKYRFRQDPGAGNAMASVKINFPSPDGVYMHDTPQQSLFGKLMRFDSSGCVRVQNVRDLVTWILRDTPGWDRQHFEATIKTGENTPVQVTNPVPVHFLYLSAWSTGPGVVQFRDDIYGLDGNDALQITSSL is encoded by the coding sequence ATGAGAACCAGCCGCCGTTTCTTCCTTTCCGGAGCCTCCGCGCTTGCCGCGGCCATGGTTGCCAACAGCGCCAGCGCGCAGGACGTGATCGGGGACATCCTGAAATCTTCGGCCCGCGGCAATTGGGACGACCAGTTCGACGCCCGCGCCAGCGAGGGCGGCAAGGTGGCCTCGACGCTGCCGATCTTCAGCCTGCAGACCGTCGCCTTCACCGAGCAGGCCGTGGCGCAGTACCAGACCATCGCCGGCCAGGGTGGCTGGGAGCAGGTGCCCGCGACCAAGAAGCTGCAGCTCGGCGTCGAGGATCCGGATGTGGTGCCGCTGCGCAAGCGGCTGATGATCTCGGGCGATCTGTCGCAGAGCGCCGGCATCTCGACCTCGTTCGATTCCTACGTCGACGCCGCCGTCAAGCGCTTCCAGCTTCGCCACGGCCTGCCGGCCGACGGCGCCATGGGCAAATACACCTACACCGCGATGAATGTTTCGGCGCAGATCCGGCTTGGCCAGCTGCAGACCAACCTGCAGCGTCTGCGCGAAAAGGCAGGCACGCTGGGCAACCGTTACGTGCTGGTCGACATTCCGGCGGCCCAGATCGAGGCAGTCGAGAACGACCGCGTCGTGCTGCGCCACACCGCGATCGTCGGCAAGATCGACCGCCAGACGCCGATCGTGAATTCCAAGATCAACGAGATCATCGTCAATCCCTACTGGAATGCCCCGGTTTCGATCGTGCGCAAGGATATCATTCCGCTGATGCGCAAGGATCCCAACTACCTCAAGGACAGCCACATCCGCCTGTTCGCGCCGGATGGCAGCGAGGTCGATCCAATGACGGTCGACTGGTCGACGGACGACGCCGAGAAGTACCGCTTCCGCCAGGATCCGGGCGCCGGCAACGCCATGGCCTCGGTCAAGATCAATTTCCCCAGCCCGGATGGCGTCTATATGCACGACACGCCGCAGCAGAGCCTGTTCGGCAAGCTGATGCGCTTCGATTCCTCGGGCTGCGTGCGCGTCCAGAACGTGCGCGACCTCGTCACCTGGATTCTGCGCGACACGCCCGGCTGGGACCGCCAGCATTTCGAGGCGACGATCAAGACCGGCGAGAACACCCCGGTTCAAGTGACCAATCCGGTGCCGGTACACTTCCTCTACCTGTCGGCCTGGTCGACGGGACCAGGCGTCGTGCAGTTCCGCGACGACATTTACGGTCTCGACGGCAACGACGCGCTGCAGATCACGTCTTCGCTATAA
- a CDS encoding winged helix DNA-binding protein yields the protein MINSRPAAKTATVSDDRREAIRSLYMESLQLVERLHRRLLDVIKDEFDRNGRSDINAIQALLLFNIGNSELTAGELRSRGYYLGSNVSYNLKKLVDLGFINHQRSRIDRRSVRVSLTPKGNEVAEVVAGLYERHVGSIEQVGGINTDEFKQMNRALQRLDRFWNDTIAYRM from the coding sequence ATGATCAATTCGCGTCCGGCGGCGAAGACCGCCACCGTATCCGACGACCGCCGCGAGGCGATCCGTTCGCTTTACATGGAATCGCTGCAGCTGGTGGAGCGCCTGCACCGCCGCCTGCTTGACGTAATCAAGGATGAGTTCGACCGCAACGGCCGTTCCGACATCAACGCCATCCAGGCGCTGCTGCTCTTCAACATCGGCAATTCGGAGCTGACCGCCGGCGAACTGCGCTCGCGTGGCTACTATCTCGGCTCGAATGTCTCCTACAACCTGAAGAAGCTGGTCGACCTCGGCTTCATCAACCACCAGCGCTCGCGCATCGACCGTCGTTCGGTCCGCGTCTCGTTGACTCCGAAGGGCAACGAGGTGGCTGAGGTGGTCGCCGGCCTCTACGAGCGCCATGTCGGCTCGATCGAGCAGGTCGGCGGCATCAACACCGACGAGTTCAAGCAGATGAACCGCGCGCTGCAGCGGCTGGACCGCTTCTGGAACGACACGATCGCCTACCGGATGTAA
- a CDS encoding DUF6163 family protein, whose product MSEVTSRRVVLQPSTTEIIFAWFQRVIAGYCLLFGILYWIRLIGFYPGALWRFDLMPVHWQVAAVMLAVFFPFAAAGLWMLASWGPVIWFICAATEIVMYAGFPDLFGHRPLIIASHATVAVLYIIFRVAIWLQKLRARR is encoded by the coding sequence GTGAGCGAAGTCACCTCCAGGCGCGTCGTGCTGCAGCCCTCGACAACCGAGATCATTTTCGCCTGGTTCCAGCGCGTCATCGCCGGCTACTGCCTGCTGTTTGGCATCCTCTACTGGATCCGGCTGATCGGCTTCTACCCGGGCGCGCTCTGGCGCTTCGACCTGATGCCGGTGCATTGGCAGGTGGCGGCGGTGATGCTCGCCGTGTTCTTTCCCTTCGCCGCCGCGGGCCTGTGGATGCTGGCCTCCTGGGGGCCGGTGATCTGGTTCATCTGCGCGGCGACCGAGATCGTCATGTATGCCGGCTTTCCCGATCTGTTCGGCCATCGGCCGCTGATCATCGCCTCGCACGCCACGGTGGCGGTGCTCTACATTATCTTCCGGGTTGCGATCTGGCTGCAGAAGCTGCGGGCCCGGCGGTAG